In Epinephelus lanceolatus isolate andai-2023 chromosome 13, ASM4190304v1, whole genome shotgun sequence, the following are encoded in one genomic region:
- the paqr8 gene encoding membrane progestin receptor beta, which translates to MSGDTLQRLSTLTLSIKYLSRLPHFSDLIPPCLPSPSPTVAASQVPILFREPYILSGYRPVQQHWHFYLLSLFQRHNESLNVWTHLLAGPVLLLRWWANIGALGYTLDTASLPLSLFLVSSLTYLFCSVAAHLLQSHSEHAHYFFFFIDYVGVAVYQYGCSLGHYFYTSEAAWRESCIGLLFLPGAAFFGWLSCAGCCFAKARYRRPYPIRRKICQLIPTTLAYILGISPVVHRLFTVSWTQDPSLSFHALQIASFLLSALFFSCPIPERFFPGCCDFLGQGHQIFHLFLSLCTMFQLEALFQDYARQRDTVMELFGERQLWWACVSFPALFLCCILTALITMKYITKQLQGKQEKDK; encoded by the coding sequence ATGTCGGGAGACACTCTGCAGCGTCTCAGCACCTTGACCCTAAGCATCAAATACCTCAGCCGCCTGCCCCACTTCTCAGACCTCATTCCTCCCTGCCTTCCGTCACCCAGCCCCACTGTCGCTGCCTCCCAGGTCCCTATTCTGTTCCGAGAGCCCTACATCCTGTCGGGCTACCGTCCTGTCCAGCAGCACTGGCACTTCTACCTCCTCAGCCTCTTTCAAAGACATAATGAATCCTTAAACGTGTGGACCCACTTGTTGGCAGGTCCTGTGCTGCTGCTCCGCTGGTGGGCCAACATAGGTGCCCTGGGGTACACCTTggacacagcctctctacctctGAGCCTCTTCCTGGTGTCGTCCCTCACCTATCTGTTCTGTAGTGTGGCAGCTCACctcttgcagtctcactctgaacaTGCacactacttcttcttcttcattgaCTATGTTGGTGTAGCTGTGTATCAGTATGGTTGCTCACTTGGCCATTATTTCTACACGTCAGAGGCAGCATGGAGAGAAAGCTGCATTGGGCTCCTGTTCCTACCTGGAGCTGCCTTCTTCGGGTGGCTCTCCTGTGCAGGCTGCTGTTTTGCTAAGGCCAGGTATCGGCGGCCATATCCAATACGGCGTAAAATCTGTCAACTGATCCCTACCACCCTAGCATACATACTGGGCATCAGCCCAGTAGTCCATCGCCTGTTCACTGTCTCCTGGACACAGGATCCCTCACTCTCCTTCCATGCTCTCCAGATTGCCTCTTTCCTTCTGTCCGCCCTGTTCTTCTCCTGTCCCATCCCTGAGCGCTTTTTCCCTGGCTGCTGTGACTTTTTGGGTCAGGGTCACCAGATCTTCCACCTGTTTCTGTCCCTGTGCACGATGTTCCAGCTGGAGGCTCTGTTCCAGGACTATGCCAGGCAGAGAGATACAGTGATGGAGTTATTTGGAGAGAGGCAGCTGTGGTGGGCTTGTGTATCCTTCCCCGCCCTGTTCTTGTGTTGCATCCTGACGGCACTCATTACAATGAAGTACATCACAAAGCAGCTGCAGGGtaaacaagaaaaagacaagtgA
- the mcm3 gene encoding DNA replication licensing factor MCM3, which produces MATDVVDDREMREAQRDYLDFLDDDQDQGIYQSKVRDMIGENKARLIVNINDLRRRNEARAAKLMNNAFEELLAFQRALKDLVASVDATYAKQYEEFFIGLEGSFGNKHVTPRTLTSRLLGSMVCVEGIITKCSLVRPKVVRSVHYCPATKKTMERKYTDMTSLDAFPSSAIYPTKDEENNPLETEFGLSIYKDHQTITVQEMPEKAPAGQLPRSVDIILDNDLVDMVKPGDRVQVIGTYRCLPGKKGGFTSGTFRTIMIACHVKQMSKEVSPLFSADDIAKIRKFSQTRSIDVFDQLARSLAPSIHGHEYIKKAILCMLLGGVEKVLENGSRIRGDINILLIGDPSVAKSQLLRYVLHTAPRAIPTTGRGSSGVGLTAAVTTDQETGERRLEAGAMVLADRGVVCIDEFDKMSDMDRTAIHEVMEQGRVTIAKAGIHARLNARCSVLAAANPVYGRYDQYKTPMENIGLQDSLLSRFDLLFIMLDQMDPEQDREISDHVLRMHRYRDPREQEGAAMALGGTVDVLATEDPDAIAEEHEELQIYEKHNNLLHGSKKKKDKIVSKEFMRKYIHIAKAVTPVLTEEAANHIAEEYSRLRGQEQMGADIARTSPVTARTLETLIRLSTAHAKARMSKAVELEDSEVAVELVQFAYFKKVLEKEKKRSRQERDSGSEEEEDEESTQHSQRATRKRGRRGSQGSEPYSPYDFSEEQDVPDIQARSPKPAKPQRVEEPMDATSQAEDAELSAERLKEFKSSLFSVFQSAHAQSVKMKALMEDINKERQSCFTEPEVRTALARMQDDNQVMVADDIIFLI; this is translated from the exons ATGGCAACCGACGTCGTAGACGACCGTGAGATGAGGGAGGCTCAGAGGGATTACCTGGACTTCCTGGACGACGAT CAAGACCAGGGGATCTACCAAAGCAAAGTCCGGGACATGATCGGTGAGAATAAAGCTCGACTCATCGTCAACATCAACGACCTGAGGAGACGCAACGAGGCCCGGGCTGCAAA ACTGATGAACAATGCCTTTGAGGAGCTTCTGGCATTCCAGCGAGCTCTGAAGGATCTGGTGGCCTCAGTGGACGCCACCTACGCCAAGCAGTATGAGGAGTTCTTCATCGGCCTGGAGGGCAGCTTTGGCAACAAACACGTCACCCCCCGGACCCTGACCTCCCGCCTGCTGGGCAGCATGGTGTGTGTGGAGGGCATCATCACCAAGT GTTCTCTGGTGCGTCCGAAAGTAGTGCGCAGTGTCCACTACTGCCCAGCCACCAAGAAGACAATGGAAAGGAAGTACACTGACATGACCTCACTGGACGCCTTCCCCTCCAGTGCTATCTACCCCACCAAG GATGAGGAGAACAACCCTCTGGAGACAGAGTTTGGTCTCTCCATCTACAAGGACCACCAGACCATCACAGTGCAGGAGATGCCTGAGAAAGCCCCCGCTGGCCAGCTGCCCCGCTCTGTGGACATCATCCTGGACAATGACCTGGTGGACATGGTCAAACCAGGAGACAGAGTGCAGGTCATCGGAACATATCGCTGCCTGCCTGGCAAGAAGGGAGGATTCACCTCTGGCACATTCAG GACCATCATGATAGCCTGCCACGTCAAACAGATGAGCAAGGAAGTGTCCCCCCTCTTCTCCGCAGATGATATAGCCAAAATCAGGAAGTTCAGCCAGACTCGCTCCATA GATGTGTTTGATCAGCTGGCTCGCTCCCTGGCTCCCAGCATTCATGGCCACGAGTACATAAAGAAGGCCATCCTTTGCATGTTGCTGGGCGGTGTGGAGAAGGTGCTGGAGAATGGATCGCGCATCAGAGGAGACATCAACATCCTGCTCATCG GGGATCCATCTGTAGCAAAGTCCCAGCTGCTGCGTTATGTACTTCACACAGCACCCAGGGCCATCCCGACCACTGGCCGTGGCTCCTCTGGTGTGGGTCTGACTGCTGCGGTCACCACTGACCAGGAGACTG GTGAGCGTCGTCTGGAGGCAGGTGCCATGGTGCTGGCTGATCGAGGTGTGGTGTGCATCGATGAGTTCGACAAAATGTCCGACATGGACCGCACGGCCATCCACGAGGTGATGGAGCAGGGCCGCGTCACCATCGCCAAGGCTGGCATCCATGCCCGCCTCAACGCCCGCTGCTCTGTGCTGGCAGCTGCCAACCCTGTCTACGGCAGG TACGACCAGTATAAAACCCCCATGGAGAACATTGGCCTCCAGGACTCCCTGCTGTCCCGTTTCGACCTCCTGTTCATCATGCTTGATCAGATGGACCCTGAGCAGGACCGCGAGATCTCAGATCACGTGCTGAGGATGCACCGCTACCGCGACCCCCGTGAGCAGGAGGGAGCAG cCATGGCTCTGGGCGGGACAGTAGACGTCTTGGCTACAGAAGACCCAGACGCAATCGCAGAGGAGCATGAGGAGCTGCAGATCTATGAGAAACACAACAACCTGCTGCATGGGAGCAAGAAAAAGAA ggATAAGATTGTGAGTAAGGAGTTCATGAGGAAGTACATCCACATTGCCAAGGCTGTGACACCTGTGCTAACAGAGGAGGCAGCCAATCACATCGCAGAGGAGTACTCGAGGCTGAGGGGACAGGAGCAGATGGGTGCTGATATCGCCAGG aCCTCTCCAGTGACCGCCCGTACGCTGGAGACTCTGATCCGTCTGTCCACAGCACACGCCAAGGCTCGAATGAGTAAAGCTGTGGAGCTAGAGGACTCAGAGGTGGCTGTGGAGCTCGTCCAGTTTGCTTACTTTAAAAAG GTActggagaaagagaagaaacgGTCGAGACAGGAACGGGACTCTGgttcagaggaggaagaggatgaagagtCCACTCAGCATTCACAGAGAGCTACAAGGAAGAG GGGGCGCCGTGGCTCTCAGGGCAGTGAGCCCTACAGCCCATATGACTTCAGTGAAGAGCAGGATGTCCCTGACA TTCAGGCCCGCTCCCCGAAACCAGCCAAGCCCCAGCGGGTGGAGGAGCCCATGGACGCCACATCACAAGCGGAAGACGCTGAACTCTCTGCAGAGAG GCTGAAGGAGTTCAAGTCCTCCCTGTTCTCAGTGTTCCAGTCTGCTCACGCTCAGTCCGTGAAGATGAAGGCGCTGATGGAAGACATCAACAAGGAGCGTCAGAGTTGCTTCACAGAGCCCGAGGTTCGCACAGCTTTGGCTCGCATGCAGGATGACAACCAGGTCATGGTggctgatgacatcatcttcCTCATCTGA